In the genome of Pelobacter seleniigenes DSM 18267, one region contains:
- a CDS encoding DUF4870 family protein — translation MPEDPIIVNLPNDPQLKSAKTITTIVYALQAASFFSGGATLLAAVVINYVKRDDVRGTWLESHFRWQIRTFWFSLLWSVLGYLTFVAVIGYFILVANMVWLIYRIAKGWLDLSNDKEMYRRF, via the coding sequence ATGCCCGAGGACCCGATTATCGTCAACCTGCCCAACGACCCGCAGCTCAAATCGGCAAAAACAATCACCACGATTGTTTACGCCCTGCAGGCGGCTTCCTTTTTCTCCGGCGGCGCGACCCTGCTTGCCGCCGTAGTCATCAATTACGTCAAGCGGGACGATGTCCGCGGGACCTGGCTTGAGTCCCATTTTCGTTGGCAGATCAGAACCTTCTGGTTCAGCCTGCTGTGGTCTGTGTTGGGTTATTTGACCTTTGTTGCCGTCATCGGCTATTTCATTCTGGTTGCTAACATGGTCTGGCTGATTTACCGAATTGCCAAGGGTTGGCTGGACCTGTCAAACGACAAAGAGATGTACCGGCGATTTTAA
- a CDS encoding DUF2238 domain-containing protein, whose amino-acid sequence MQNPSGSTGKILLWTGIFFTALLWSAINPRDRLTWLLEVAPALLAILVLALSYSRFRLTPLTYWLILLHSVILMIGGHYTYAEVPVFNWLRDYFDLARNNYDKVGHLAQGFIPAIIAREILLRKQVVNGRRWLNVLIVCICLAISACYELIEWWVALLSGEAADAFLGTQGDLWDTQSDMALALLGSILALLLLTGTHDRQLSKIGE is encoded by the coding sequence ATGCAGAATCCTTCCGGTAGCACCGGCAAAATCCTGCTTTGGACAGGCATTTTTTTCACGGCCCTGCTCTGGTCCGCTATCAACCCCCGCGACCGCCTGACCTGGCTGTTGGAGGTTGCCCCGGCGCTGCTGGCGATTCTGGTACTGGCGCTGAGCTACTCCCGCTTCAGACTGACCCCCTTGACCTACTGGCTGATTCTGCTGCACAGCGTCATCCTGATGATCGGCGGTCATTATACCTATGCCGAGGTCCCGGTTTTCAACTGGCTGCGGGATTATTTCGACTTGGCCCGCAACAACTACGACAAGGTCGGCCATTTGGCCCAAGGATTTATCCCGGCCATAATCGCCAGGGAAATTCTGCTCCGCAAACAGGTGGTTAATGGCCGTCGCTGGCTGAATGTCCTCATCGTCTGTATCTGTCTGGCGATCAGTGCCTGCTATGAATTGATCGAATGGTGGGTGGCGCTGCTGTCGGGAGAAGCTGCGGACGCTTTTCTCGGTACCCAGGGGGACCTCTGGGATACCCAGTCAGACATGGCCCTGGCGCTGCTCGGGTCTATTCTGGCCTTGCTGCTGCTAACCGGAACCCATGACCGGCAACTGAGCAAAATCGGCGAATAA
- a CDS encoding lytic transglycosylase domain-containing protein, with amino-acid sequence MSIDTVKALALSGAPTAHKRTTGVNDLHREIFEKLLEDASNKPESLQEKSRQLIASARLSQLQMLQNIFADEEEQTADELFPGDLFGGDMSLLASRQSQIIDKYYSSPQAASHSAGQLGKDDIDQLIDRVAASLSLAPDLIRSVVTAESGYQADAVSPVGAQGLMQLMPDTAKELGVRDSFNAHENLLGGSRYLKQLLDKYAGDLDHALAAYNWGQGNVDRHGLDNMPQETRNYVAKIKSLLNKESV; translated from the coding sequence ATGAGTATTGACACTGTCAAGGCCCTGGCTTTGAGCGGCGCGCCCACAGCGCATAAACGAACCACAGGGGTGAATGATCTGCACCGGGAGATTTTTGAAAAGCTCCTTGAGGATGCGTCTAACAAGCCGGAATCATTGCAGGAAAAGTCGCGACAATTGATTGCATCAGCACGCTTGAGCCAATTGCAGATGCTGCAGAATATCTTTGCTGATGAGGAAGAGCAGACTGCCGATGAGCTGTTTCCGGGGGATCTGTTCGGCGGCGATATGAGCCTGCTCGCTTCGCGGCAAAGTCAAATCATTGACAAGTATTATTCTTCTCCGCAGGCGGCATCCCATTCAGCCGGGCAACTGGGCAAGGACGATATCGACCAATTGATCGATCGGGTCGCTGCGAGCCTCAGCCTTGCCCCTGACTTGATCCGTTCGGTGGTCACGGCGGAAAGCGGTTATCAGGCTGATGCCGTATCTCCGGTCGGTGCCCAGGGGCTGATGCAGCTCATGCCGGATACGGCCAAAGAGCTCGGGGTCCGTGACAGTTTCAACGCTCATGAAAACCTGCTCGGCGGCAGTCGTTATCTGAAACAGCTCCTGGACAAGTATGCCGGTGACTTGGATCATGCCCTGGCTGCGTACAACTGGGGGCAGGGGAATGTCGATCGACATGGGTTGGACAATATGCCGCAGGAAACCCGCAATTATGTGGCCAAGATAAAATCCTTGCTGAATAAGGAATCGGTTTGA
- the ttcA gene encoding tRNA 2-thiocytidine(32) synthetase TtcA encodes MQATENKLFQRIRKQVGKAIGDFQLIEDGDRIAVAVSGGKDSYTLLHVLEALRKKAPIKYELIAVNFDAGFPGYRKEVIEQHLRENNFTYRMEKTDSYRIIEEKLRPGSSYCAFCARLRRGVLYTVAEQLGCNKIALGHHLDDVIETLLLNQFYVGTLAAMSAKLKADNGLHTVIRPMVYVEEKDIREYSTLREFPIIHCGCPAAATEDQQRQRMKQLINDLSRDIPQIRNSMLAAVGNVLPRHLLDSNLLKKEQP; translated from the coding sequence ATGCAGGCAACGGAGAACAAACTTTTCCAGCGGATTCGCAAACAGGTCGGCAAAGCGATCGGTGATTTTCAGTTGATTGAAGACGGTGACCGAATTGCCGTGGCGGTTTCAGGGGGAAAGGATTCTTACACCCTGCTGCATGTCCTGGAAGCACTGCGCAAAAAAGCCCCGATCAAATATGAGCTGATTGCGGTCAATTTTGACGCCGGCTTTCCGGGTTATCGCAAGGAGGTCATTGAACAGCACCTGCGCGAAAACAACTTTACCTACCGCATGGAAAAGACCGACAGCTATCGAATCATTGAAGAAAAACTGCGCCCGGGCTCGTCCTATTGTGCCTTTTGCGCCCGTCTGCGCCGGGGTGTGCTCTATACCGTGGCCGAACAGCTCGGCTGCAATAAAATCGCTCTTGGCCATCATCTTGACGATGTCATTGAAACCCTGCTGCTTAACCAATTCTATGTTGGCACCCTGGCAGCCATGAGTGCCAAGCTCAAAGCGGATAACGGCCTGCATACCGTCATCCGCCCCATGGTCTATGTCGAAGAAAAGGATATTCGCGAGTACAGCACACTGCGCGAATTCCCGATCATTCATTGCGGCTGCCCGGCAGCGGCAACCGAGGACCAGCAACGCCAGCGGATGAAACAGCTGATCAATGACTTAAGCCGGGATATTCCGCAAATCCGCAACAGCATGCTGGCAGCGGTCGGCAACGTCCTGCCCCGTCACCTGCTTGACAGCAACCTGCTGAAGAAGGAACAACCCTGA
- a CDS encoding response regulator, whose amino-acid sequence MNKHILIIDDDRDMRYFLQQALSAAGNQVETAERGGEGLRKLLTEEFDLVLIEMNMPEISGPNICRALRKHDQTRDLMVAMITGTPLDEAQQQAAKADYGADDFLFKPFTGIDLQKLLERAFAPKPDEGIGQEQALGDFTLPLLLHRFYMEKITGLLELQRGQAKKIIYIKDGYPIFVRSNMLSECLGRMLVKDGRLTQVDCDQSVEKSRETGRLQGTVLIEMGVLTPQELQTVLTHQVTEKLLSTFAWRSGTWQLTPARDFKRHVTRIKLSPAALIMHGIERYWTNEQLDDFLYPYRGDYIKQATDPKYRFQDIELSKRGTALFKSCLGVRTLGSILEEHPLARREVQRILAALMISEMLERQSTPEALSMEDIPQEVKPGSIDSELRHKILEDYKQVMGSDYFTALGISREGSTAEARRAYYRLAKEYHPDRYLGSGLSREMSTKINEMFQYITQAYTVLSDPEARTKYLEELKHGPKKKLDINQVIEAEGAFQEGRALLRIRRFGAAAKSLKRALELSPEEPEYMTSFAWALFKSAPENEEAQTQALEVLLASRELNPESDLTHLYLGHVYQAQKKERQAEKSFEMAVQANPNCTEALRELRLINLRREQVPQKGLFKKFLNKD is encoded by the coding sequence ATGAATAAGCACATACTGATTATCGACGACGACCGGGATATGAGGTACTTCCTGCAGCAGGCCCTGTCCGCGGCAGGAAATCAGGTTGAAACCGCTGAACGGGGAGGGGAGGGGCTGCGCAAACTGCTGACTGAGGAATTCGACCTGGTCCTGATCGAAATGAATATGCCAGAAATTTCCGGGCCGAACATTTGTCGGGCGTTGCGTAAACATGACCAGACCCGGGATTTAATGGTCGCCATGATCACCGGGACCCCGCTGGATGAAGCCCAGCAGCAAGCTGCCAAAGCGGATTACGGAGCCGATGATTTCCTGTTTAAACCCTTTACCGGGATCGACCTGCAGAAGTTACTGGAGCGGGCCTTTGCGCCGAAACCGGATGAAGGGATCGGCCAGGAGCAAGCCCTTGGGGATTTTACCCTGCCGCTGTTACTGCACCGTTTCTATATGGAAAAAATCACCGGACTGCTCGAACTCCAACGCGGCCAGGCAAAAAAAATCATCTATATCAAGGATGGTTATCCGATTTTTGTCCGTTCCAATATGCTCAGTGAATGCCTCGGGCGGATGCTGGTTAAGGATGGCCGCCTCACGCAGGTCGACTGCGATCAATCGGTCGAAAAGAGCCGCGAGACGGGGCGGCTGCAGGGTACGGTCCTGATCGAGATGGGAGTGCTGACCCCGCAGGAGCTACAGACGGTTTTGACCCACCAGGTGACCGAAAAATTGCTCTCGACCTTCGCCTGGCGGAGCGGGACCTGGCAGCTGACTCCGGCCCGGGATTTCAAAAGACATGTGACGCGGATCAAATTGTCGCCGGCAGCCTTGATTATGCATGGCATCGAGCGCTACTGGACCAATGAGCAACTGGATGATTTCCTCTACCCCTATCGTGGCGACTATATCAAGCAGGCCACCGATCCCAAGTATCGCTTTCAGGATATTGAGCTGAGCAAGCGCGGGACGGCCCTGTTCAAGTCGTGCCTGGGGGTGCGAACCCTTGGCTCCATTCTCGAAGAGCATCCGCTGGCGCGCCGTGAGGTGCAGCGAATTCTGGCGGCGCTGATGATTTCGGAGATGCTTGAGCGGCAGTCGACTCCGGAAGCGTTGTCCATGGAGGATATCCCGCAGGAAGTGAAGCCCGGCTCCATCGACTCGGAGCTGCGCCATAAGATCCTCGAAGATTACAAACAGGTGATGGGCTCGGATTATTTTACGGCTCTGGGGATCAGCCGGGAGGGGAGTACCGCTGAGGCGCGCCGCGCCTATTACCGGCTGGCCAAGGAATACCATCCCGACCGCTACCTCGGGAGCGGCCTGTCGCGCGAGATGAGTACCAAGATTAATGAAATGTTTCAGTATATCACCCAGGCCTACACGGTCTTGAGCGACCCGGAGGCGCGGACTAAATACCTTGAAGAGCTGAAACACGGTCCCAAGAAAAAACTCGATATCAACCAGGTGATCGAAGCCGAAGGCGCGTTCCAGGAAGGGCGCGCGCTGCTGCGAATCCGGCGTTTTGGCGCTGCCGCCAAATCCCTTAAACGGGCTTTGGAGTTAAGCCCGGAAGAACCGGAGTACATGACCAGTTTCGCCTGGGCCCTGTTCAAGTCAGCACCGGAAAATGAGGAGGCCCAGACCCAAGCCCTGGAAGTTCTGCTGGCCTCCCGGGAATTGAATCCAGAGAGTGACCTGACCCATCTGTACCTGGGACATGTCTACCAGGCGCAGAAAAAAGAGCGCCAGGCGGAAAAATCTTTTGAGATGGCGGTCCAGGCCAATCCCAATTGCACCGAGGCGTTGCGAGAACTGCGTCTGATCAATCTGCGTCGGGAACAGGTGCCGCAAAAAGGCCTGTTCAAGAAATTTCTCAACAAAGACTAG
- the glnE gene encoding bifunctional [glutamate--ammonia ligase]-adenylyl-L-tyrosine phosphorylase/[glutamate--ammonia-ligase] adenylyltransferase yields MGPELQAIREKLQLLKEDRPALVAWLDSFALLQGERACANLELIQQRLEDLDLLAGVVKQVFVAADPDYALNLLERLFNVVDRSRLVAVLSCSEGRRQLLTLLGGSPFLAGILCREQKYFNSLFSQRAIDQAVSEAQMLADLRDQIPLNSDFATLQKGLRHYKAAQVLRIGARDLCGLALLEETMAELSGLAAASLQRAYEVCDRQLQEEYGCPIESDEDGTTRIAEMTILGMGKFGGNELNFSSDIDLIYCYSSTHGETEGGRREERISLHRYFVKLAELLTRALHQVTEDGFVFRVDTRLRPDGNNGDLAISLNGAEVYYESWGQSWERAAMIKARPVAGSIKLGTELLRRLKPFVYRRYLDFGMIEDIMLMKQKINASLGRENEPERNLKLGNGGIREIEFFIQAHQLVNAGTRPQLQLRNSLQVLNLLAAEDLVSAEDRQALDAAYRFLRMVEHRIQIVQEQQTHLLPAARRDREVLARRCGFANGEEFAAQLLRHRQAVGARFRDLFHSSVEEGQPVRPEVHVIFDRAADPDLVKDILEEKGFSNPDAAFASLQYLRDGDPHKRLTRRGRRSLEKLAPLLMNELLESPNPDQALNNLETFLNVIRARDSFFALLIENPATVKLLIALFGSSQLLSRIFIQRPELLDSMVSQSHSEGIKTRSQLSSELADELALAEDFEQRLDMLRRFRNAEFLRIALNDLHGQMKQGVATWQLSWLAEACLEHSCVLARQELAGRFGAPFPDQEPVESTRESAFAIVGMGKLGGLELNYHSDLDIIFIYEGEGTTRPVAGTNRDKFRQISNHEYFAKLAQRIITILTLVTREGFVYKIDTRLRPSGNQGPLVTSLAAFRRYHQESAQPWERQAMTKARTVCGPDDFCQQVQQTISELTFDRPLPENLQEEIYRLRGRMEQEIAKEGGGLFNIKTGRGGMVDVEFVTQYLQLQYGGAHPELRKQDTIRVLEGLADQQLLPRADAEGLINGYRFLRRLENRLRLLHDQSINELSTQTREFRKVALSLGYGETGRKPEQEFLDQYQAVTEDIRALLEKYLNPHVGESGTHE; encoded by the coding sequence ATGGGTCCTGAACTGCAGGCCATAAGGGAAAAGCTGCAACTGCTGAAGGAGGACAGACCCGCGCTGGTCGCCTGGCTGGACAGCTTTGCCCTGTTGCAGGGGGAGCGGGCCTGTGCCAATCTCGAGCTGATTCAACAACGGCTGGAGGATCTCGATCTGCTGGCCGGGGTGGTCAAGCAGGTTTTTGTCGCGGCCGATCCGGATTATGCGTTGAACCTGCTGGAGCGGCTGTTCAATGTCGTTGACCGCTCCCGGCTGGTTGCTGTTTTGAGCTGTTCCGAAGGACGCCGCCAGCTGCTTACGCTACTTGGCGGTTCTCCGTTTCTGGCCGGAATTCTGTGCCGGGAGCAGAAGTACTTCAACTCACTGTTCTCTCAGCGTGCCATCGATCAAGCCGTCAGCGAAGCGCAAATGCTGGCGGATCTGCGTGATCAGATCCCCCTGAATAGCGATTTTGCAACCCTGCAGAAAGGGCTGCGCCATTACAAAGCAGCACAGGTTCTGCGCATCGGCGCCCGGGACTTGTGTGGCTTGGCCCTCCTGGAAGAGACCATGGCCGAACTCTCCGGGTTGGCGGCCGCCAGTCTGCAGCGCGCCTATGAGGTCTGCGACCGGCAGTTGCAGGAGGAGTACGGTTGTCCCATCGAAAGTGATGAAGACGGGACCACCCGGATTGCGGAAATGACCATCCTCGGGATGGGCAAATTCGGCGGCAACGAGCTGAATTTTTCTTCGGATATCGATCTGATCTATTGTTATTCCTCCACCCACGGCGAGACCGAAGGCGGTCGCCGTGAGGAACGGATCAGTCTGCACCGCTACTTTGTCAAATTGGCGGAGCTGCTGACCCGGGCTCTCCATCAGGTGACTGAGGACGGTTTCGTCTTCCGGGTCGATACCCGGCTGCGTCCCGACGGTAACAACGGCGACCTGGCCATCTCCCTGAATGGCGCGGAAGTTTACTATGAGTCCTGGGGGCAGAGTTGGGAGCGAGCGGCCATGATCAAGGCCCGCCCGGTGGCCGGTTCGATCAAGCTCGGTACGGAACTGCTGCGTCGCCTCAAGCCATTCGTTTACCGGCGTTACCTCGATTTCGGCATGATCGAGGATATCATGCTCATGAAGCAGAAGATCAACGCCAGCCTGGGACGGGAAAATGAACCTGAGCGCAATCTCAAGCTCGGCAACGGCGGGATCAGGGAAATCGAATTCTTTATTCAGGCCCATCAACTGGTCAATGCCGGCACCCGGCCGCAGTTGCAGCTCCGCAATTCCCTGCAGGTGCTGAACCTGCTCGCCGCGGAGGACCTGGTCTCGGCCGAGGACCGCCAGGCCCTCGATGCGGCCTATCGGTTTCTGCGCATGGTCGAGCATCGGATTCAGATCGTCCAGGAACAGCAGACCCACCTGCTGCCGGCGGCCCGCCGCGACAGGGAAGTTCTGGCCCGGCGCTGCGGCTTTGCCAACGGCGAGGAGTTTGCGGCGCAACTGCTGCGGCATCGCCAGGCGGTCGGCGCCAGGTTCAGGGATCTGTTCCATTCCAGCGTTGAAGAAGGCCAACCAGTGCGGCCGGAAGTCCATGTCATTTTCGATCGTGCCGCCGATCCCGATTTGGTCAAGGATATCCTGGAAGAAAAGGGCTTCAGTAACCCGGACGCGGCCTTTGCCAGCCTGCAATACCTGCGTGACGGCGATCCGCATAAACGCTTGACCCGGCGGGGGCGGCGCAGCCTGGAAAAACTGGCGCCGCTGCTGATGAACGAACTGCTCGAATCGCCGAATCCGGATCAGGCGTTGAACAATCTGGAGACCTTTCTCAATGTCATCCGGGCCCGCGATTCCTTCTTCGCCCTGCTGATTGAAAACCCGGCCACGGTCAAGCTGCTGATTGCCTTGTTCGGGTCGAGTCAGCTGTTGTCGCGGATCTTCATCCAGCGTCCTGAACTGCTCGACAGCATGGTCTCCCAGTCCCACTCCGAGGGCATTAAGACGCGCTCCCAGCTAAGCTCGGAGCTGGCCGATGAGCTGGCGCTGGCGGAAGATTTCGAACAGCGGCTGGACATGTTGCGCCGGTTCCGCAATGCCGAATTCCTGCGTATCGCCCTCAATGATCTCCATGGTCAGATGAAGCAGGGGGTTGCCACCTGGCAGCTGTCCTGGCTGGCGGAGGCCTGCCTGGAACATTCCTGTGTCCTGGCCAGGCAGGAACTGGCCGGGCGCTTCGGTGCGCCGTTTCCTGACCAGGAACCCGTTGAGTCGACTCGGGAGTCCGCTTTTGCCATTGTCGGCATGGGGAAACTGGGCGGTCTGGAACTGAATTATCATTCGGATCTCGATATCATTTTTATTTACGAAGGGGAGGGCACCACCCGCCCCGTCGCCGGAACCAACCGGGACAAGTTTCGGCAGATCAGTAATCATGAATATTTTGCCAAGTTGGCGCAGCGCATTATCACCATTCTGACTCTGGTGACCCGGGAAGGCTTTGTCTACAAGATCGATACCCGGCTGCGGCCATCGGGCAATCAGGGCCCGTTGGTGACCAGCCTTGCGGCCTTTCGCCGTTACCACCAGGAATCTGCCCAGCCTTGGGAACGTCAGGCTATGACCAAGGCCCGGACGGTCTGCGGACCGGACGATTTCTGTCAGCAGGTGCAGCAGACGATCAGTGAACTGACCTTTGACCGGCCGCTGCCGGAGAACCTGCAAGAGGAGATTTATCGGCTGCGCGGCCGGATGGAGCAGGAGATTGCCAAAGAAGGGGGCGGCCTGTTTAATATCAAGACCGGGCGGGGCGGCATGGTTGATGTCGAATTCGTTACCCAGTACCTGCAGCTGCAGTATGGCGGGGCCCACCCCGAGTTGAGAAAACAGGACACCATTCGCGTGCTTGAAGGGCTGGCCGATCAGCAGCTTCTGCCGCGGGCCGATGCCGAGGGGCTGATCAACGGCTATCGGTTTCTGCGCCGTTTGGAAAACCGCTTGCGGCTGTTGCATGATCAATCGATCAATGAGCTTTCAACCCAGACCAGGGAATTTCGCAAAGTTGCCCTCAGCCTCGGTTACGGTGAGACCGGCCGCAAACCGGAACAGGAGTTTCTTGACCAATACCAGGCCGTGACCGAAGATATCCGGGCACTGCTGGAAAAATATCTGAATCCACATGTTGGTGAGAGCGGGACACATGAATAA
- the mtnA gene encoding S-methyl-5-thioribose-1-phosphate isomerase, with amino-acid sequence MSSCPIDTSVIRPLRFVAGQCQMLDQRLLPSEEVWLNYSTYQEVATAIRDMVVRGAPAIGVAAAIGAWFGARDIDTEDSAEFYRQFEAICEVLAATRPTAVNLFWALDRMKRFAHANLDRSVNELKIGLEYEALAINQEDEMLNRKMGRHGEVLLPDGARVLTHCNAGALATAGYGTALGVIRAAVAAGKRISVLADETRPFLQGARLTAWELQKENIPVTLICDNMAGYLMSKGEIDCVIVGADRIAANGDVANKIGTYTVAVLAKEHNIPFYVAAPVSTIDLSLSDGSQIPIEERHSREVTHMKDIQLAPDGVKVRNPAFDVTPHRLISAIITEHGVAKGQYDKHLAEMVNRN; translated from the coding sequence ATGTCTTCATGCCCCATTGATACCAGTGTCATCAGGCCGCTGCGCTTTGTGGCCGGGCAGTGCCAGATGCTTGATCAGCGCCTGTTGCCGAGCGAGGAAGTCTGGCTGAACTATAGTACCTACCAGGAGGTTGCCACGGCGATTCGCGATATGGTGGTGCGCGGCGCGCCGGCCATCGGAGTGGCTGCTGCTATCGGGGCCTGGTTCGGCGCGCGCGATATCGACACCGAGGACAGCGCGGAATTTTATCGTCAGTTCGAGGCGATATGCGAAGTTCTGGCTGCCACCCGGCCGACGGCGGTCAATTTGTTCTGGGCGCTGGATCGGATGAAGCGGTTCGCCCATGCCAACCTGGATCGCAGTGTTAACGAGTTGAAGATCGGTCTCGAGTACGAAGCCCTGGCCATTAACCAGGAAGATGAGATGCTGAACCGGAAGATGGGGCGACACGGCGAGGTCCTGCTCCCTGACGGCGCCAGGGTCCTGACCCACTGTAATGCCGGTGCCCTGGCCACAGCCGGGTATGGGACCGCCCTTGGGGTGATTCGGGCGGCGGTGGCTGCCGGTAAGCGGATTTCCGTGCTGGCCGATGAGACTCGGCCGTTTCTGCAGGGGGCCCGACTGACCGCCTGGGAGCTGCAGAAAGAAAACATTCCCGTGACCCTGATTTGCGACAATATGGCTGGCTACCTGATGAGCAAAGGCGAAATCGACTGCGTCATCGTCGGTGCCGACCGCATTGCCGCCAATGGTGATGTGGCCAATAAAATAGGCACCTATACGGTTGCGGTGCTGGCCAAAGAGCACAATATCCCCTTCTATGTGGCCGCGCCGGTTTCAACCATCGATCTGAGCTTGAGCGACGGCTCGCAGATTCCCATTGAGGAACGCCACAGCCGGGAAGTCACTCATATGAAAGACATCCAACTCGCGCCGGACGGCGTCAAGGTTCGCAATCCGGCCTTTGATGTGACCCCCCATCGGCTGATCAGCGCCATCATTACCGAACATGGCGTCGCCAAAGGGCAATACGATAAACACTTGGCAGAAATGGTCAACCGTAATTAA
- the gatB gene encoding Asp-tRNA(Asn)/Glu-tRNA(Gln) amidotransferase subunit GatB — protein sequence MNSKYEVVIGLEVHVQLTTKSKIFCGCSTAFGQSPNSQTCPVCLGLPGALPVLNRQVVEYAIRAGLATNCQIAPRSVFARKNYFYPDLPKGYQISQFELPICEHGWLDIETEELGPKRVGITRIHMEEDAGKLLHTDSSSSSVDLNRACTPLLEVVSEPDMRSADEAIAYLRQLHQTVVYLGVCDGNMEEGSFRCDANVSIRPWGQQEFGTRAELKNLNSFRFIKQAIEYEVERQIEVIEDGGKIIQETRLFDADSGMTRSMRGKEEAHDYRYFPDPDLLPLEVSAEWIAQVNSELPEMPAAKIKRYQEELGLPAYDAGVLSAERPVAEYFDALVVLHDNPKLCSNWVMSEVLGALKDNNIAITECPLTPELLAGILKRIDDKTISGKIAKTVFDEVWQSGRPADQIIEEKGLKQVSDSGAIEALIDEVIAANPAEVAEYRAGKDKLMGFFVGQVMKASKGKANPGLANQLLKQKLG from the coding sequence ATGAATTCGAAATACGAAGTTGTCATCGGGCTGGAAGTCCATGTTCAGCTCACCACCAAGAGCAAAATCTTCTGTGGCTGTTCAACTGCGTTCGGCCAGTCCCCCAATTCCCAGACCTGCCCGGTTTGCCTGGGCCTGCCCGGGGCGTTGCCGGTCCTCAACCGACAGGTGGTTGAATACGCCATCCGGGCGGGTTTGGCAACCAATTGCCAGATCGCCCCGCGCTCGGTGTTTGCCCGGAAAAATTATTTTTATCCGGATTTGCCCAAAGGCTATCAGATCTCCCAGTTTGAGCTGCCGATCTGCGAGCATGGCTGGCTTGATATCGAGACGGAAGAGCTGGGTCCCAAACGGGTTGGGATCACCCGGATCCATATGGAAGAGGATGCGGGAAAACTGCTCCATACCGACAGCAGCAGTTCCTCCGTCGACCTCAACCGGGCCTGTACCCCGCTGCTGGAAGTGGTCTCCGAACCGGACATGCGCAGTGCCGATGAGGCCATCGCCTATCTCCGCCAGCTCCATCAGACCGTGGTCTATTTGGGCGTTTGTGACGGCAACATGGAGGAAGGTTCGTTCCGCTGCGACGCCAACGTGTCGATCCGCCCCTGGGGTCAGCAGGAATTTGGCACCCGTGCCGAGCTGAAAAATCTCAACTCATTCCGTTTTATTAAGCAGGCCATCGAATATGAGGTCGAGCGCCAGATCGAAGTGATTGAGGACGGCGGCAAGATTATCCAGGAAACGCGCCTGTTCGACGCCGACAGCGGGATGACCCGTTCCATGCGTGGCAAAGAGGAGGCGCACGATTACCGCTACTTCCCCGATCCCGATCTGCTGCCGCTGGAAGTTTCCGCCGAATGGATCGCGCAGGTGAACAGTGAACTGCCGGAGATGCCCGCTGCCAAGATCAAGCGTTATCAGGAGGAACTGGGGCTGCCCGCCTACGACGCCGGGGTGTTGTCCGCGGAGCGGCCGGTGGCCGAATATTTTGATGCCCTGGTGGTGTTGCATGATAATCCGAAACTCTGCTCCAACTGGGTGATGAGCGAAGTCCTTGGCGCCCTGAAGGATAACAATATCGCCATCACGGAATGCCCGCTGACGCCGGAATTGCTGGCCGGCATCCTCAAGCGGATTGACGATAAAACCATCTCCGGGAAAATCGCCAAAACCGTCTTTGATGAAGTCTGGCAATCGGGGCGCCCGGCCGATCAGATCATTGAGGAGAAGGGGCTCAAACAGGTTTCGGACAGTGGCGCCATCGAAGCGCTGATCGATGAAGTGATCGCGGCCAATCCCGCCGAGGTCGCCGAATATCGGGCGGGAAAAGATAAATTGATGGGCTTTTTCGTCGGCCAGGTGATGAAAGCCAGCAAAGGCAAGGCCAATCCGGGCCTGGCCAATCAGTTGTTAAAACAAAAGCTGGGCTGA